In Gracilimonas sp., the DNA window AAATTGGCTCATCAGTTACAAAGAAGTTAAAAGCACCTGACAGAGGAGCCCGACCTGTAAGGCCATTGTCATCTGTGGCTTCAACATAAAATGAAACTGGTGTAAAGTTATCAAAAGTTGGCAGTGTAGCCGAATAACTTCCTGTACCTGTCATCGCAAGGGTGTCGGTAGATTCTGGAGTAGAGTAAATCAGATTCACTCCTGTTACTGTAGCTCCTTCAACACCCTGAGCGTCAGCCGTTACTGTTACTGCATCAGAAGAGGTAACCGAAGAATCAGACAGCTCTACATTTGAGATTACAGGTGGCAACCCATTTACAATCAGGTCATTTGGCCATTCAAAACCGTTAACACCATCCACAAAACGTGTTTGATTCAACCATACAACGCCATCTTCCATCGGGTTGATACTAAATGCACCATTACCATCAGGAACGAGACCATCGGGATCATCACCTACGTAGTTAATGAAACCGCTGATATCAACGTTAGCACCTGCAGCAGGAGCCTGGAATGGACCGTCTTCCCCTTGTTGTCTTCTATAATTGTATGTAGGAAGGTAAGTCGCGCGATCGTTTCTGTAGCGCAATGAAGTATCATAAATATAGATTCGTGAACCATCTTTATTCACGGCCCAGTCAATACGATCTTCTCCACCAATATTACTCACGGTAGCTGACGTAATTTTCACATAAGCACCGTTGTACTTGGTGTAATTGCTGAAGTTCATGGCAAGCTCGCCATCTTCAAACGTGTTAATTTCAGACATTTCCACTTCCCAAGGCTGGAGTAACTCTGCATACTTTTCAAAGCCACCACCTTCTGTGTTTACATTACCTAAAAGCTCTGTGGCCTCAACTGCTACCTGAGCAGTTCCACCGAAAAATCCAAGTATTGCATCAAAGGTCACAACATCACCACGAGTGAACGAATCGATTAACTCATAGTCAGATTCTACAATCTGAATTGACATCCCTGCACGACCTAAATCTACGGCATGTGTATCTGTTACGAATATGTGAATTCGACCAATCTCGTCTATTTCACCATCGTTGTTTGTATCGTTAGGAGTAGCAAGACCTGAGTTCTTCGGGTAAGAAGTAACTACAGCAGTAAACGTAACTTCTTCACCAACAAGTGGGTGAGCTTCTAACGCTGCTTCAGAAAATTCTGTAAGCCCATCATAGGTATTAAGATCTCTGATAGTAAAAGGAGCATTATCAAAATCATGGATACCTAAATTGCTAAAATCATTTTGAGGTCGAACAACCCACTCAGATGAAGCATCATCGGTACCAAAAGAACCTAGTACAGTAGTATTTCCTGAAGTAACACTTGATTTACGAACTAATGTATGTTCTCCAGTAGCATTTGCAGTATCACCAACGGCCCAAGCAGATCCAGGGTCTGAATCAGGATCTCCAAATACATCAATGAATGTCGTGTCTGTTCCGGAAATATGAATGATTGCACGGGCATCATCGCCATTATGATGAACTACACTCGGGAAGCCCAATACTTCATCAGCATTTGCGCTGTTATACAAAGCCGAGCTGACCTGATCGGTAACAATAACATATGTTCCATAAGGTTTGATTGAAGCACCAGATGGAAATTCGTGATAAAACGCCCATCCTCCTCCATTACTTGATTGGGCAATCTGGTAACTATCCAAGCTAACTGCAGAACTATTCGGATTGTACAACTCGATTGCTTTGTTATTGCTCGATCCTTCGATATACTCAGAAATCAGCAACGCGTCTTGTGCATTTACAGCACTCATACTAAAGAGGAAAGTACAGACGAAAAGCATCGCCGCCTTCACTCCTTTTTTTGTAGCATTAATCATAATTGATCCTCTGTCTTTTGATTATTTGATAATAAGTAGTTTACCTGTTTGTACTTCTCCTGAATCCAAATCTTTAACGGAAAACAGATATAAACCCGTTGATAAGATCTGATTTGCATTAGACTGTAAATCCCATGCATGCTCTCCACCTGCCAATACCCTGGGATCATCACTAAAACTATCGAACCAGGAAATATCACCATTGTAGGTAGCCGAATTATGATCCAATTCAGCAACAATATCTCCAGCTACGGTATAAACCCGAACTTCTGCTCTGGCAGGCAAATTATAGAAATAAAGCTTTCTGGTATCTTCATTAGCGCCATCCCATGCAGCATTTATACGGTATGGATTCGGGTACACGCCTACTTTATACTGTTTTTCGTTGCTTCCAAAATTTTCATTTACTGGTGTTCCGGGGAAAATTCTTACAGAGTTTGCACTGGTAGAACTTTCGAGGCTTCCGATTTCAAAGGTATCACTCCCTCCATCAAAGGCCGTTACCGACACTTCATATTGCCATCCACTCAACAACCCATCTAAATCATAACGATACCAATATTCTGTCGTATCGCCTTCAAAGATTTCAGGCTCACTCAATTCCACTTCCTCAAAACCGGTATCAAAAGCAATTTGATTATCTTCGATATCAAATTCCCGAATCAATCGGGGATTAGCGCTCTGGCCATCTCCTAACTGAGAACTATAAATACGATATCCTTCAAAGTCCATTTCTCCCGACACCCGGTCTACTGAACGTTCCGCTGTTCGATCCCAATATATTGACGCTTTACCCTCTTCCAGCTGAATACGCACTTTAGGATTATCAGGCGGGGTAGGAAATAAGTATCGGGTTAACTGCCCGTCACCATCCGTATCTTCACCCGGATCTAAAATACCATTGTCATTTACATCCTCGCCCTGAAACACTCGATTAGCTGAACTAATGGTCTGCTTCAAAAGCGCCCGGGATTCTTCAGTATCAATCTCTTTAATATTTTGGGTGGTTCCCTGGAACTCTTCAGGCTTTTGTGCAGCTGAATAAAGAAAATAAACGGTAATGGTTTCACCAGCCTCGACACGCGGAAACGGCCCCATAGAAATAAAAGAAATATAGTTACCAGCTCCGTCCTGACCATCCTCACGAAGGGCATCCCTGTATGGCTCTCCCTGGGCATTTGTCGAGTCAATAGGGAAGCGTTCTGCCATTCGGGTAAACCGGTCAATATCATTAGAAGGCGCATTAAACACTCCGGTTCCTGAACTAAACAACCAGTAACTCGGGCCTACCATCGGTACATTTATACCTTGCTGTTGCAGGTAGTCTTCATTTTTAGGGTGAAAG includes these proteins:
- a CDS encoding lamin tail domain-containing protein, whose amino-acid sequence is MINATKKGVKAAMLFVCTFLFSMSAVNAQDALLISEYIEGSSNNKAIELYNPNSSAVSLDSYQIAQSSNGGGWAFYHEFPSGASIKPYGTYVIVTDQVSSALYNSANADEVLGFPSVVHHNGDDARAIIHISGTDTTFIDVFGDPDSDPGSAWAVGDTANATGEHTLVRKSSVTSGNTTVLGSFGTDDASSEWVVRPQNDFSNLGIHDFDNAPFTIRDLNTYDGLTEFSEAALEAHPLVGEEVTFTAVVTSYPKNSGLATPNDTNNDGEIDEIGRIHIFVTDTHAVDLGRAGMSIQIVESDYELIDSFTRGDVVTFDAILGFFGGTAQVAVEATELLGNVNTEGGGFEKYAELLQPWEVEMSEINTFEDGELAMNFSNYTKYNGAYVKITSATVSNIGGEDRIDWAVNKDGSRIYIYDTSLRYRNDRATYLPTYNYRRQQGEDGPFQAPAAGANVDISGFINYVGDDPDGLVPDGNGAFSINPMEDGVVWLNQTRFVDGVNGFEWPNDLIVNGLPPVISNVELSDSSVTSSDAVTVTADAQGVEGATVTGVNLIYSTPESTDTLAMTGTGSYSATLPTFDNFTPVSFYVEATDDNGLTGRAPLSGAFNFFVTDEPISAISFVQETADGLPGDSPLLGTGALPVDITATVVSSASESGFITIQDRAAAWSGVYVEANSETEALQIGDQINITELVVGETFDVTSVELTEFEVLSTPNAEVDTMAVSLITQDVTGSPGAYEKYEGVLLTFNDVKVTTNQADGSSDFGEWEIGSRQGGDAGVDTLEAGDGLRVDDNVNFGSTTYGANLNEHVKTGAIIESFTGVLHFSFGNAKMIMRTLDDVVADDWTLPDTGFDLETPADEASVQVTGDITVEWSATTDFDGNDVTYEWVLYSADTTEVIVTVPSNDDASESAVTLDFATVDGLLASAGLNVGESADFVWNVRVSDGTDTVAVAEGYSPATDEFTPLYYRLNLERAMETSGEVETGLPKSFDLKQNYPNPFNPTTNIAFDLPQAANVQLTVYDMLGRKVATLVNERMTAGSHTAAFDASRLASGMYIYRIEAGSFESIKKMMLIK